Proteins encoded in a region of the Diadema setosum chromosome 7, eeDiaSeto1, whole genome shotgun sequence genome:
- the LOC140231083 gene encoding ileal sodium/bile acid cotransporter-like — protein sequence MDHEFKFQRYHRSDPDCHPALKRATQVINILILTLLMVSMGATIDVKSFKETFRRPVAFFIGMASQFVLMPLIAFCLGLALKLEAAGAISLLVLACCPGGTLSNLFTYWTDGDVCLSVCMTTVSTAVATGMMPLNLFIYTRVWTDDKAVIPYINIVKTLISILIPVAFGVFLRWWKKEWMKWVTRMGIAAAFACIVSVFVINSLLNPRLVHEASWELWICAAFLPLLGYAIGYGLAVVLRQPHDKSRTIAFETGSQNVSLALTLTVLTFAESPLFLDMLFYPSLYAFVIYVDSFIVILIYKFGVCIMERKNGEKLPDSDIEEHDDLSPHGNNSFHMMKT from the exons ATGGA CCATGAATTCAAGTTTCAACGATACCATCGAAGCGATCCCGACTGTCATCCTGCTCTTAAACGAGCCACCCAGGTCATCAACATCCTAATCTTGACCCTTCTAATGGTCTCTATGGGAGCAACCATTGATGTCAAATCTTTCAAGGAGACG TTTCGGCGTCCCGTGGCCTTCTTCATCGGAATGGCGTCCCAGTTTGTGCTTATGCCGCTCATTGCTTTCTGCCTCGGCCTGGCCCTAAAACTCGAAGCGGCCGGAGCCATCTCCCTCCTTGTGCTGGCATGCTGCCCCGGCGGAACACTTTCCAATTTGTTCACTTACTGGACAGATGGAGACGTCTGTCTTAG TGTTTGCATGACCACAGTGTCGACCGCCGTTGCGACAGGGATGATGCCCCTTAACCTTTTCATTTATACACGTGTGTGGACGGACGACAAGGCCGTCATCCCTTACATCAATATTGTCAAAACCCTCATCAGCATACTGATTCCGGTCGCATTCGGGGTGTTCTTGCGCTGGTGGAAGAAGGAGTGGATGAAATGGGTCACAAGG ATGGGCATTGCTGCCGCATTTGCCTGCATAGTGAGCGTCTTCGTGATCAACAGTTTATTGAATCCACGTCTTGTTCACGAGGCCAGCTGGGAGCTATGGATCTGTGCAGCCTTCCTGCCCTTGCTTGGCTATGCCATCGGCTACGGACTCGCAGTCGTGCTCCGACAGCCCCATGACAAGAGTCGCACCATTGCCTTCGAGACAGGCTCGCAGAATGTGTCCCTGGCACTGACGCTGACCGTCCTCACGTTCGCCGAATCGCCTCTTTTTCTTGACATGCTTTTCTATCCGTCTCTCTACGCTTTTGTCATATACGTTGATTCTTTCATTGTAATCTTGATCTACAAGTTCGGGGTGTGTATCATGGAACGAAAAAATGGCGAAAAATTACCCGATAGTGACATTGAAGAACACGACGACTTGTCGCCACATGGAAACAACTCCTTTCACATGATGAAAACATAA
- the LOC140230947 gene encoding C-type lectin domain family 4 member M-like: MRSVTIVASLFLVTCLHHAFALDACDMADSIGKVLQSCGNAGMTCPDGWAMNPLTGSCYLLIENEFEWYDARAQCTNLGADMVVLNNKAEMGFVYDYVSSARETWLKIWVGLERFGSEWRWVDGSPLTIAEEAFWLDGRTPENNTKDAAVMRAPGLIRDRNRTPDIKCYVLCEKHL, from the exons ATGCGTTCCGTAACCATCGTTGCTTCTCTCTTCTTGGTCACATGCTTGCATCATGCCTTCGCCCTGGACGCATGTGACATGGCCGATTCTATCGGAAAAGTTCTCCAGAGCTGCGGAAATG CGGGGATGACGTGTCCAGACGGATGGGCGATGAACCCGTTGACTGGATCATGCTACCTGTTGATAGAGAATGAATTCGAGTGGTATGACGCCAGGGCACAATGTACCAACCTCGGCGCCGATATGGTCGTGCTGAACAATAAGGCTGAGATGGGATTTGTTTATGACTACGTGTCCTCTGCTCGAGAGACTTGGTTGAAAATTTGGGTTG GATTGGAACGCTTCGGTAGCGAGTGGCGATGGGTGGATGGAAGCCCCCTTACCATCGCTGAGGAAGCTTTCTGGCTCGATGGCCGAACGCCCGAAAACAACACCAAGGATGCTGCGGTGATGCGTGCTCCTGGCCTCATCAGAGACAGGAACCGCACACCTGATATCAAATGTTACGTGCTCTGTGAGAAACACCTGTAA